From a region of the Mucilaginibacter auburnensis genome:
- a CDS encoding TonB-dependent receptor, producing the protein MKGYLVFFLLLLTFIGKVLAQTTPAKQPEALPFRDVSGIVKDEKDNPVPGAVVHLKSPLDSVYTTTNANGVFIFKQVKRAGFYITVSGQGIPTTTKLYRNSDVAKQIVLDPFELKPPKPIELKEVTVNGAPTIIYKQDTVEYRASDYKVRDGDTLDQLLKKMEGFEVGRDGSLIYQGQEVKKARLNGKDFLGGNVAQVIQNLPAEIIEKAQVIDDYGEQAARTGIKNTEPTKTLNVTTKPDKSIGTYVNVQAQGGNNDRYNTNLTLTHVNANRQIGLTGRVNNTQTGVSNGVNGGGGAGTTFSAYPTVSWSDQWGKFKLTSSYNYSFTDNNSINKSFGEIYSQSPLDNKIQTSYFTRDNTVKNVNEGHRGTARFNFDLDKSNSFFIEPTFNYTSGKVNNTSMDDRINNFVTGFEHLLMNGTSSDNNTNTSLGVNALYQHFFKKPRRNFSMQVGIINSDATADGRKFTTYSFFADQTKNNRLKPDSVANLQTRRTNKNTTYNASLTYLEPLGAKSQLELTGRVNRQVIDNVAKQDTVLANGQLKELARLSNIFNYAFTETRAQLNYTYTTSKFNFSVGGTLLPSTLTGTRVNNNNNQTVSAAISNFRVIPVFRFSYIWSTSQRLNITYTGVNTLPDFTQIQPFTDRSDPIYITTGNPNLKPSFTNTINASYNNYIANSKFTINFTVIASQFKSRVVSNVIQRSELITAPDKYRTIYETTYVNMDGSNGLNVNYTLGKQLADRRYNLSLNGSVSYNYNVAMSNNVPYHTTVWRVNQRFGPKINPNDNIEINPYVAYDVQRTFTSTGANPSIRQTTSIALDGMFYLGNWRLRYNASKNFVTGLGSLNTNPLVINAGVERQLAKKNNLYLTFDVFDILKQNNFVQQTVTPQGVTNTLSNALSRYFMIGLRANFQKWGGKPQRNGKDLKRKGDGSFIY; encoded by the coding sequence ATGAAGGGCTATCTTGTATTTTTTTTGCTGCTGCTTACTTTTATAGGTAAAGTGTTAGCCCAAACTACTCCTGCAAAGCAACCCGAGGCATTGCCTTTCAGAGATGTGAGCGGCATAGTAAAGGATGAAAAAGATAATCCTGTGCCCGGTGCGGTGGTGCATCTCAAATCGCCGCTTGATTCGGTTTATACTACTACTAACGCTAACGGTGTTTTTATTTTCAAACAGGTTAAAAGGGCCGGCTTTTATATAACGGTTAGCGGACAAGGTATACCCACCACCACTAAACTATACCGAAACAGCGATGTAGCCAAACAAATAGTGCTTGATCCCTTTGAGTTGAAACCGCCCAAGCCCATCGAACTAAAAGAAGTAACTGTAAACGGAGCGCCTACTATAATTTATAAGCAGGATACCGTAGAGTACCGGGCGAGTGATTACAAAGTGCGCGATGGAGATACGCTTGATCAGCTACTCAAAAAAATGGAGGGCTTTGAAGTAGGGCGGGATGGTTCTCTGATATATCAGGGTCAGGAAGTTAAAAAGGCACGACTAAACGGTAAGGATTTTTTAGGCGGAAATGTGGCGCAGGTGATACAAAATTTACCCGCAGAGATCATTGAAAAAGCACAGGTAATTGATGATTATGGCGAGCAAGCCGCGCGTACCGGCATAAAAAACACTGAGCCAACCAAAACGCTTAACGTAACTACAAAACCCGACAAATCTATTGGTACTTATGTAAATGTGCAGGCTCAGGGCGGAAACAATGACAGATACAATACTAACCTAACGCTAACGCACGTTAATGCCAACAGGCAGATAGGTTTAACCGGTCGCGTAAATAACACCCAGACCGGAGTATCTAACGGCGTAAACGGTGGCGGTGGCGCGGGTACCACTTTTTCGGCTTACCCAACAGTAAGCTGGAGTGATCAATGGGGAAAGTTCAAGCTCACTTCGAGCTATAACTACAGCTTTACCGATAATAACTCCATTAATAAAAGCTTCGGCGAGATCTACTCCCAATCGCCTTTAGATAACAAAATACAAACCAGCTATTTTACACGAGACAACACCGTAAAAAACGTAAATGAAGGGCATCGCGGCACAGCACGGTTTAACTTCGATCTGGATAAAAGCAATTCATTTTTCATCGAACCTACCTTCAATTACACCAGCGGAAAGGTTAACAATACATCAATGGACGACCGTATCAATAACTTTGTTACCGGGTTTGAGCATTTGTTAATGAATGGCACCAGCTCCGATAATAATACCAATACGTCTTTGGGTGTAAACGCTTTGTATCAACACTTTTTTAAAAAGCCCCGTCGTAATTTTTCGATGCAGGTGGGTATCATTAATTCCGATGCAACAGCTGATGGGCGTAAGTTTACCACCTACAGTTTCTTTGCAGACCAAACGAAAAATAACCGCCTAAAGCCCGATTCGGTTGCCAACCTGCAAACACGCCGCACCAATAAAAACACTACTTATAATGCCTCCTTAACCTACCTTGAACCGCTTGGTGCAAAATCACAACTGGAACTAACCGGTAGGGTTAACCGCCAGGTTATTGATAATGTGGCCAAACAGGACACGGTTTTAGCTAACGGGCAACTAAAGGAACTCGCCCGCTTGAGTAACATTTTCAACTATGCCTTTACTGAAACACGTGCGCAACTTAATTATACCTATACCACAAGCAAATTCAATTTCTCGGTAGGCGGAACTTTACTGCCATCAACATTGACAGGTACACGTGTTAATAACAATAATAACCAAACGGTTTCGGCAGCTATCAGCAATTTCAGGGTGATACCGGTATTTAGGTTTAGTTATATATGGTCAACATCGCAACGGTTAAACATTACCTATACCGGCGTTAATACCCTGCCCGATTTTACGCAGATACAACCATTTACAGACAGGTCTGATCCTATTTACATCACTACGGGTAACCCCAACCTTAAACCATCGTTTACAAACACCATTAATGCCAGTTACAATAATTACATAGCCAATTCCAAGTTCACCATCAACTTTACCGTTATCGCATCGCAGTTTAAAAGCAGGGTAGTTAGCAACGTAATACAGCGGTCTGAGCTCATTACCGCGCCCGATAAATATCGCACCATTTATGAAACTACGTATGTAAATATGGATGGTTCAAATGGCTTGAATGTTAACTATACCCTTGGTAAGCAACTGGCAGACAGGCGGTATAACCTTTCCCTAAACGGTTCAGTTAGCTATAATTATAATGTAGCCATGAGTAACAATGTACCCTATCATACAACAGTATGGCGGGTTAACCAGCGCTTTGGGCCAAAAATAAATCCTAATGATAACATAGAGATCAACCCCTATGTGGCGTATGATGTACAACGTACGTTTACATCAACCGGCGCCAACCCGTCCATCAGGCAAACTACCTCAATAGCGCTTGATGGTATGTTTTATCTGGGCAACTGGCGTTTAAGGTACAACGCCTCAAAGAACTTTGTTACCGGTTTAGGTTCGCTTAATACCAATCCGCTGGTTATAAACGCAGGCGTTGAAAGGCAGTTGGCTAAAAAGAATAATTTGTACCTGACTTTTGACGTATTTGATATTTTAAAACAGAACAACTTTGTGCAGCAAACGGTAACACCGCAGGGGGTAACCAATACCTTGTCAAATGCGCTGAGCAGGTATTTTATGATAGGCTTAAGGGCTAACTTCCAAAAATGGGGAGGCAAGCCTCAGCGTAACGGTAAAGACCTGAAACGCAAAGGCGACGGAAGTTTTATTTATTAA
- a CDS encoding aminotransferase class IV has protein sequence MLFINFNGEILPADAKVLSVANRAFKYGDGLFESMRMLKGQLKFAEQHADRLHKGMKALKMDGYSQLDTWFLKEKAEQLASVNKIKHGRLRLTVYRDSEGLYTPTQNKTGYILEIQPADEPRYFLNSKGLIVDVFTELTKPTNFLSNIKTCNSLVYVLAGIHKSQNNLDDVLLLNQNGFLCEASSSNVFVYYQNHLYTPALSEGCVEGVMRQAVINIAQQNDIPLTEAQINPEILYAADEVFLTNAVKGIQSVMGYGIRRYFNKMSKVFVDELNKL, from the coding sequence ATGCTTTTTATAAATTTTAACGGAGAGATATTACCTGCAGATGCTAAAGTGTTAAGCGTTGCCAATCGTGCCTTTAAATATGGCGACGGTTTGTTTGAAAGCATGCGCATGCTTAAAGGGCAGTTAAAGTTTGCCGAGCAACACGCCGATAGGCTCCACAAGGGCATGAAAGCGCTTAAAATGGATGGATACTCGCAGTTAGATACCTGGTTTTTGAAAGAAAAGGCAGAGCAGCTTGCTTCGGTAAATAAAATCAAACACGGGCGTTTACGGCTTACCGTATACCGTGACTCGGAAGGACTATATACACCAACACAAAATAAAACAGGTTACATTTTAGAGATACAGCCGGCAGATGAGCCTCGCTATTTTTTAAACAGTAAAGGATTGATAGTTGATGTTTTTACAGAACTGACCAAGCCGACCAACTTTTTATCTAATATTAAAACCTGTAATTCGCTGGTTTATGTGTTGGCAGGTATTCATAAAAGCCAGAATAACCTGGATGATGTTTTGCTGCTCAATCAAAACGGCTTTTTATGCGAAGCCAGTAGCTCAAACGTGTTTGTTTACTATCAAAATCATTTATACACACCCGCGCTCAGCGAAGGCTGTGTAGAGGGTGTAATGCGGCAGGCTGTAATCAATATAGCCCAGCAAAATGATATACCGCTTACTGAAGCACAAATTAACCCTGAGATTTTATATGCTGCCGACGAAGTATTTTTAACCAACGCGGTTAAAGGTATACAAAGCGTAATGGGCTATGGTATACGCCGTTACTTTAATAAAATGAGTAAGGTGTTTGTTGACGAATTGAACAAGTTATAA
- a CDS encoding RluA family pseudouridine synthase codes for MNQDVEAYDQEEQDLYEHLRIVVDKGQSLLRIDKFLMHRVENASRNRIQTAIDAENVLVNEKAVKPSYKVKPLDVISVVLPHPPRDTEVYPENIQINIVYEDDDVLVVNKDAGMVVHPGYNNYTGTLVNALVYHFQQLPTLPGNDGRPGLVHRIDKDTSGLLLISKNERSMNYLAKQFFDHTITRKYLALVWGDIEQDGTVTGYIGRSVADRRVMSIYDDEEKGKWSVTHYKVLERLNYVTLIECQLETGRTHQIRAHMRHIGHPLFSDATYGGDKILKGTVFSKYRQFVENCFEIMPRQALHAQTLGFVHPSTKKYIHFEAPLPADFEGVLAKWRKYTSATPTES; via the coding sequence ATGAATCAGGATGTTGAAGCATACGATCAGGAAGAACAAGACCTTTATGAGCACCTGCGTATTGTGGTTGATAAGGGCCAGTCGTTGTTGCGTATTGACAAGTTTTTAATGCACCGCGTTGAGAACGCATCGCGTAACCGTATTCAAACCGCTATTGATGCCGAGAACGTTTTGGTGAATGAAAAGGCTGTTAAACCCAGCTACAAGGTTAAGCCGCTGGATGTAATATCTGTAGTATTACCTCATCCACCGCGCGATACAGAGGTTTATCCGGAAAATATACAAATCAATATTGTTTATGAGGATGACGATGTGCTGGTTGTAAATAAAGACGCAGGCATGGTGGTACATCCGGGTTATAATAATTACACAGGTACATTGGTTAACGCACTGGTTTATCATTTTCAGCAGTTGCCTACATTACCGGGTAATGATGGTCGCCCGGGTTTGGTGCATAGGATAGATAAAGATACTTCTGGTCTGCTTCTTATCAGTAAGAATGAGCGCTCCATGAATTACCTGGCTAAGCAGTTTTTTGATCACACCATCACACGTAAATATTTGGCGTTGGTTTGGGGCGATATAGAACAGGATGGCACGGTTACAGGCTACATAGGCAGAAGTGTGGCCGACAGAAGGGTGATGTCTATTTATGATGATGAGGAAAAAGGCAAATGGTCTGTTACCCACTATAAAGTGCTTGAGCGCTTAAATTATGTTACCTTGATTGAATGCCAGTTGGAGACAGGCCGCACACATCAAATACGCGCGCACATGCGACACATTGGTCACCCCTTGTTTAGCGATGCTACCTATGGTGGTGATAAAATATTGAAGGGAACAGTGTTCAGTAAGTACCGCCAGTTTGTAGAGAACTGTTTTGAAATTATGCCTCGACAGGCGCTGCATGCCCAAACGTTAGGATTTGTCCATCCATCAACAAAAAAATACATACACTTTGAAGCGCCGTTACCGGCTGATTTTGAGGGGGTATTGGCCAAATGGCGAAAATATACCAGTGCAACGCCCACCGAAAGCTAA
- a CDS encoding DUF3050 domain-containing protein — translation MQHQIDTLKAEIAPLRQQLIDHKVYSSITKSEHLQVFMEHHVFAVWDFMSLLKSLQQKLTCVKVPWVPVQNSNTCYLINEIVAGEESDVDRHGNRISHFQLYLQAMQQAGCDTSPINGLIEQLSNGKSVSEALTGADVPQAASTFVQQTFDVIKTGKDYLEAAVFTFGREDLIPGMFISMVQEQNKQATGKMDILLYYLERHIEVDGDHHSHLAYEMTAQLCGNDEQKWREATDAVKEALTARIALWDGILEQINKLQPAAL, via the coding sequence ATGCAACACCAGATTGATACGCTTAAAGCCGAGATAGCGCCATTACGTCAGCAACTCATAGATCATAAAGTATACAGTAGCATTACCAAATCCGAGCATTTACAGGTGTTTATGGAGCATCATGTGTTTGCTGTTTGGGATTTCATGTCGCTTTTAAAATCGTTGCAGCAAAAACTTACCTGTGTAAAAGTGCCATGGGTTCCTGTGCAAAACAGCAACACCTGCTACCTTATCAATGAAATTGTTGCCGGCGAAGAGAGCGATGTTGACAGGCATGGCAATCGCATAAGCCATTTTCAGCTTTATTTACAAGCCATGCAACAGGCCGGTTGCGATACATCTCCTATCAATGGCTTGATTGAACAACTCTCTAATGGGAAAAGCGTTAGTGAAGCGCTAACCGGAGCGGACGTACCGCAAGCTGCATCAACATTTGTTCAACAAACATTTGATGTAATAAAAACCGGTAAAGATTACCTGGAAGCCGCTGTATTCACCTTTGGGCGCGAAGACCTTATCCCCGGAATGTTTATCAGCATGGTGCAGGAGCAGAATAAACAGGCTACCGGAAAAATGGATATATTGCTATATTACTTAGAGCGTCATATTGAAGTTGACGGCGACCACCACTCCCACCTGGCCTATGAAATGACAGCACAACTTTGCGGAAACGACGAGCAAAAATGGCGGGAAGCTACCGATGCAGTTAAAGAGGCATTGACCGCACGTATTGCACTTTGGGATGGAATTTTAGAACAAATAAATAAACTACAGCCGGCGGCTTTATAA
- a CDS encoding exo-beta-N-acetylmuramidase NamZ family protein: MKSVKSLLYITITAALLLFTVTLQSNCTYAGEKNLPADTVKKISTGADRIATYFDYIKAKNIGMVVNQTSVIGTHQTTTVDSLLARGIQIKKIFGPEHGFRGNASNGAVVNDEVDAKTGLPVVSLYGKHYKPTAADLKGLDLLIFDIQDVGARFYTYISTLHYVMEACAENNIELMVLDRPNPNGLTIDGPILDTAYKSFVGMHPIPITHGMTIAEYAQMINGEGWLAKGVKCRLKIIKMHNYTHAMPYKLPVNPSPNLNTYQSILLYPSVCLFEGTTLSLGRGTMEPFQIIGHPALKGKYNYSFKPVSIPGMSEDPPQKNMICYGIDLKKYNADSLRRSGKINLSWLIKTYQDFPDKAKFFNAYFTKLAGTEQLRKQIEQGLSEQQIRDSWQAGLNKFKTIRKKYLLYQ; the protein is encoded by the coding sequence ATGAAAAGCGTAAAATCACTTTTATATATAACAATTACCGCCGCCCTACTGCTTTTTACCGTAACGCTGCAAAGCAATTGTACCTATGCCGGCGAGAAAAATCTGCCTGCCGATACCGTTAAAAAAATTAGTACCGGGGCCGACCGCATAGCAACATATTTTGACTATATTAAGGCAAAAAATATAGGCATGGTTGTTAATCAAACATCAGTTATTGGCACACACCAAACAACTACGGTTGACAGCCTGCTTGCCCGAGGCATTCAGATCAAAAAGATCTTCGGTCCAGAACATGGTTTTCGTGGCAATGCCAGCAACGGCGCCGTGGTTAACGACGAAGTTGATGCCAAAACCGGCTTGCCTGTTGTATCACTTTACGGTAAACACTACAAACCAACAGCCGCCGACCTGAAAGGTTTGGACCTGCTGATTTTTGATATTCAGGATGTAGGCGCAAGGTTTTACACCTACATATCTACCCTGCATTATGTAATGGAAGCCTGCGCTGAAAACAACATTGAACTGATGGTGCTGGACAGGCCAAACCCTAACGGACTAACCATTGACGGGCCGATACTGGACACAGCCTATAAATCGTTTGTTGGAATGCACCCTATACCTATTACTCATGGCATGACCATTGCCGAGTACGCGCAAATGATAAATGGCGAGGGTTGGTTAGCTAAAGGCGTGAAATGCAGATTGAAAATTATTAAGATGCACAACTACACGCACGCTATGCCTTACAAGCTACCTGTAAACCCATCGCCTAATTTGAATACGTATCAATCAATTTTGCTTTACCCAAGTGTTTGTTTGTTCGAGGGAACCACGTTAAGTTTAGGCCGCGGCACAATGGAGCCGTTTCAAATAATAGGGCATCCGGCTTTAAAAGGTAAATACAACTATTCGTTTAAACCCGTAAGTATTCCGGGCATGAGCGAAGACCCACCTCAAAAAAATATGATCTGCTACGGCATCGATTTAAAAAAATACAATGCGGATAGCTTGAGAAGGTCGGGCAAAATTAACCTTAGCTGGTTAATAAAAACCTATCAGGATTTTCCTGATAAAGCTAAGTTTTTCAATGCCTACTTTACCAAACTGGCAGGAACAGAACAGTTGCGAAAACAAATTGAGCAAGGCTTATCTGAACAGCAAATCAGAGACAGTTGGCAGGCGGGTTTGAACAAGTTTAAAACAATCAGAAAAAAGTATTTATTATATCAGTAA
- a CDS encoding ABC transporter permease produces MSFASFIAGRITFKSKRTFSKLIVRIAIIGIMLGLGVMILSLAVVKGFKREIREKVRGFNGDMRIIKYDLNTSFENSPITRDTLLEWKLKKDKSVEYMAPYATKPGIIKASGDIEGVVLKGVDKTYDWTFLKSCLVAGDVISFPDSVSPYQLMISQTTANRLRLRVGDKVLMYFVQDPPRIRSFRVKGIFDTSIQEVDKTYVIGDLSIIQKLNEQTAGEIGGYEVRIKVFAMLDTAAGQINSALPIKLKLTTIVQSYANIFDWLGILDVNAQVMLILMLLVAVINMISALLIMILERTSMIGMLKAMGSSNWTIQRIFLYNATYLIGIGLLLGNIFGVGLGWFQDATHFFKLDPNSYYMTFIPVEIDFIDVVLLNIGTMVVCLVVLIIPSMLIARITPVKAIRFK; encoded by the coding sequence TTGAGTTTTGCATCATTCATAGCCGGGCGTATAACATTTAAATCAAAACGTACATTCTCAAAATTGATTGTGCGGATTGCCATTATTGGCATTATGCTGGGCCTTGGCGTGATGATCTTATCGCTGGCCGTTGTTAAGGGTTTTAAGCGGGAGATACGGGAGAAGGTGCGGGGCTTTAACGGCGACATGCGGATCATTAAATATGATCTCAATACCTCATTTGAAAATTCGCCTATTACACGAGACACCTTATTAGAGTGGAAGCTGAAAAAAGATAAATCCGTTGAGTACATGGCGCCTTATGCCACCAAGCCGGGCATCATCAAAGCCTCTGGGGATATTGAAGGAGTAGTGCTTAAAGGTGTTGATAAAACCTACGACTGGACCTTTCTGAAAAGCTGCCTGGTGGCGGGCGATGTTATTTCGTTTCCGGATAGTGTTAGTCCTTACCAGTTAATGATCTCACAAACCACGGCTAACCGTTTACGGTTGAGGGTGGGTGATAAGGTGCTGATGTACTTTGTGCAGGATCCACCACGTATAAGGTCGTTCAGGGTTAAAGGCATTTTTGATACCAGTATACAGGAAGTTGATAAAACTTATGTGATTGGCGACCTCTCCATCATTCAAAAACTAAATGAGCAAACTGCCGGCGAAATAGGCGGATATGAGGTAAGGATAAAGGTTTTTGCTATGTTGGATACCGCTGCCGGGCAGATCAACAGTGCTTTACCCATCAAGCTTAAACTAACTACCATTGTTCAAAGCTACGCCAACATATTCGACTGGTTGGGTATACTGGATGTAAACGCACAGGTGATGTTGATATTGATGTTGTTGGTGGCGGTTATTAATATGATATCTGCACTGCTTATTATGATACTGGAGCGCACTTCAATGATTGGTATGCTCAAAGCTATGGGCAGTTCTAACTGGACCATACAGCGTATATTTTTATATAACGCAACCTACCTCATAGGCATTGGTTTGTTGCTGGGTAATATTTTTGGTGTGGGTTTGGGATGGTTTCAGGATGCCACACATTTCTTTAAACTCGACCCTAACTCGTACTACATGACATTCATTCCGGTGGAGATAGACTTTATTGATGTGGTATTGCTTAACATAGGCACCATGGTGGTTTGCCTGGTGGTGTTAATTATACCATCTATGCTGATAGCACGTATTACGCCGGTTAAGGCTATTCGGTTTAAGTAG
- the mnmD gene encoding tRNA (5-methylaminomethyl-2-thiouridine)(34)-methyltransferase MnmD: protein MTPELKIVTTADGSNTIYNPQVGENYHSRHGALQESRHVFLGAGLEYFLNQNEVKEVSVLEVGFGTGLNFLLTAEYCTSNQIKLNYKGIEAYPLTKEMISQTAYEQYVPTSLWDAFMAGYEKSLKEPVQLTPHCQLQIAHCQLLDFKSDTQYNVIYFDAFAAIHQPEMWSEEAISHTVKFLKPGGVFVTYAITGNLKRMLKAMGLQVQKVPGAPGKREMLRAVKSR, encoded by the coding sequence ATGACACCCGAACTTAAAATAGTTACAACTGCCGATGGCTCCAATACTATCTATAACCCACAAGTGGGCGAGAATTACCACTCGCGCCATGGGGCACTGCAGGAGAGCAGGCACGTTTTCCTTGGAGCGGGTTTAGAATATTTTCTTAATCAAAACGAGGTAAAAGAAGTATCTGTATTAGAGGTAGGGTTCGGCACAGGTCTTAATTTCCTTCTTACTGCAGAGTATTGCACTTCTAACCAAATAAAACTGAATTACAAAGGCATTGAGGCTTACCCACTAACAAAGGAGATGATCAGCCAAACGGCTTATGAGCAATATGTACCTACAAGTTTATGGGACGCTTTTATGGCCGGCTATGAAAAATCATTAAAAGAGCCAGTGCAACTCACCCCACACTGCCAACTGCAAATCGCTCATTGCCAGCTATTAGATTTTAAATCAGACACGCAGTACAACGTTATTTATTTCGATGCCTTCGCTGCCATCCATCAACCCGAAATGTGGAGCGAAGAAGCTATTAGCCATACCGTAAAGTTCCTGAAGCCTGGCGGTGTGTTTGTTACCTATGCCATTACAGGTAATCTCAAACGCATGCTGAAAGCCATGGGGCTACAGGTACAAAAAGTACCGGGCGCACCCGGTAAAAGAGAAATGCTGAGGGCGGTGAAAAGTCGATAG
- the mazG gene encoding nucleoside triphosphate pyrophosphohydrolase, whose product MPLTPPDTAATPATAFERLLTIMDDLRLNCPWDRKQTLESLRHLTIEEVYELSDSILAGDMPEIKKELGDIMLHLVFYAKIGSEGNHFDITGVLNGICDKLINRHPHIYGDVDVNDENDVKRNWEQIKLKEGNKSVLGGVPTSLPALVKASRIQEKARGVGFDWEEKSQVWAKVEEELQEFKNEFNAEDSTTIDQEKAESEFGDLLFSLINYARFININPENALEKTNRKFIKRFQYLESKAAESGRKLQDMSLAEMDVFWEEAKKQ is encoded by the coding sequence ATGCCACTAACACCTCCCGATACCGCCGCCACGCCTGCAACCGCCTTTGAACGACTGCTTACCATTATGGACGACCTAAGGCTCAACTGCCCATGGGATCGCAAGCAAACTTTGGAGAGCCTGCGCCACCTTACCATTGAGGAGGTGTATGAGCTATCGGATTCTATACTGGCCGGCGATATGCCCGAGATAAAGAAGGAACTGGGTGATATTATGCTGCACCTGGTGTTCTACGCCAAAATAGGTTCGGAAGGCAACCACTTTGACATTACCGGCGTGCTCAACGGTATTTGCGATAAACTCATTAACCGTCACCCCCACATTTACGGCGATGTGGACGTAAATGATGAGAACGACGTAAAACGCAACTGGGAGCAGATCAAGCTAAAGGAAGGTAATAAATCTGTTTTGGGGGGCGTACCTACATCGCTGCCCGCTTTGGTAAAGGCATCGCGTATACAGGAAAAGGCACGTGGTGTTGGATTTGACTGGGAGGAGAAAAGTCAGGTTTGGGCCAAGGTGGAAGAAGAACTGCAGGAGTTTAAAAACGAGTTCAATGCCGAAGACTCTACTACCATTGATCAGGAAAAAGCAGAAAGCGAATTTGGCGACCTGCTGTTCTCGCTCATCAACTATGCCCGCTTCATCAACATCAACCCGGAGAACGCGTTGGAAAAAACCAACCGCAAATTCATCAAACGCTTTCAGTACCTGGAAAGTAAAGCCGCCGAAAGCGGCCGTAAGCTACAGGATATGAGCCTTGCCGAAATGGATGTATTTTGGGAAGAAGCTAAAAAGCAGTAA
- the fmt gene encoding methionyl-tRNA formyltransferase yields the protein MKIVFMGTPQFAVPSLEELLQSGSNIVGVVTAPDKPAGRGQKLSESPVKKFAVANGLKVLQPSNLKDPQFLEELKALHADLQVVVAFRMLPEEVWNMPSKGTINLHASLLPQYRGAAPINWVLINGEKESGVTTFFLKHEIDTGNILFTEKVTLTGHETAGELHDRLMNKGPLLLVKTVKAIESGRYNQHPQSGFLTDEVELKTAPKLSKKDCLIDWNQTSEAIYNRIRGLSPSPGAYTTLNDKNFRIFRAETQPSTPGIQPGGFLTDNKTYLKFAAQDGFVLVTDVQMEGKKRMGIEEFLRGMKL from the coding sequence ATGAAAATTGTATTTATGGGCACCCCCCAATTCGCTGTTCCTTCATTAGAGGAATTACTGCAATCAGGCTCTAACATTGTTGGGGTTGTAACCGCTCCGGATAAGCCTGCAGGCAGGGGGCAAAAATTGAGCGAATCGCCCGTAAAGAAATTTGCCGTAGCTAATGGCTTAAAGGTGTTACAACCAAGCAATTTGAAAGACCCGCAGTTTCTTGAAGAGTTAAAAGCCTTACACGCCGATTTGCAGGTGGTTGTTGCATTCCGGATGTTACCTGAAGAGGTTTGGAACATGCCATCAAAAGGCACAATTAATTTACATGCTTCATTACTGCCGCAATACCGCGGCGCGGCTCCTATTAATTGGGTGCTTATAAATGGTGAGAAGGAAAGCGGTGTTACCACTTTCTTTTTAAAACATGAAATTGATACCGGCAATATATTGTTCACCGAGAAGGTTACGCTTACCGGCCACGAAACCGCAGGCGAACTGCACGACAGGTTAATGAACAAAGGACCATTGCTGTTGGTTAAAACGGTAAAAGCCATTGAGAGCGGCAGATATAACCAACACCCGCAGTCGGGCTTTTTAACTGATGAGGTTGAACTGAAAACAGCGCCTAAATTAAGCAAGAAAGATTGCCTGATTGACTGGAACCAAACATCGGAAGCGATCTATAACCGCATACGCGGCTTGAGCCCTTCTCCGGGTGCCTACACTACATTGAATGATAAAAATTTCAGAATATTTCGTGCCGAAACCCAGCCATCTACACCAGGCATACAACCCGGCGGCTTTTTAACTGATAACAAAACTTACCTCAAATTTGCGGCCCAAGATGGCTTTGTTTTAGTTACCGATGTACAGATGGAGGGTAAAAAGCGTATGGGTATTGAAGAGTTTTTAAGAGGAATGAAACTGTAA